AATACCAAGCCTCAATTGGCTACAAGGACATTGACGCGCACAAGTTGCAACACAAGAGATTTATCGTGACAGTCCAGAATTTCGCGAAAAGAATGTACTACTCGCAATACGACATGCAGGTTGTGAAGGCCTTCTGCGGGTCGTTGGTTGCGTGGCTGAACTACCACGTGGCCGACACCGATCAGAAAATTGTGGGCAAAAACCTCTCGAAGGATCAAGAATCCTTGGTCACCTGTCTGGGAAGTTTTTCCTCCGGCACGTTCAACGTGGTTGAGACCATGCTGAACCTGAACGCGAAGGAGATCGACAAGACGATGTCCCCGAAAAGGAGTTTCAAGGGAGACATTTCTTTTGAAGTAGGGTTTGTAGGAAATATTGTGGGTAAGGCCGTTTTTGTTTATTCCAACGACTTCGCGCGCTCGATGGTCCAGTCGCTCCTGGCGAAAGACATGCAGACGATCGATGAAATTGCCCGTTCCGCGATGGCGGAAATGTCGAACATCATCGGCGGAAAAGCCGCCGCCATGATGTCGGGCAATGGAAAGCCGTGCGATATTACGGCTCCCGTCGTACTCCCCGCTCAACGGGAAGTATGGGAAATCGAGGGCTTCTATATCCACACTCCAAAAGGAGAAATGCAGGTCCTGCTCAACGTCGAGTGAGAAGCTTGGGTGTAGTGAATAAAGTAAAAGATCTAAAGTGGGTGTAGTGAATAAAGTAAAAGACCTAAAGTTAGAATAGTGAAAAACGGTTTTTTCGGGTATTTAAAATACTTACGATTTACCCGTTATTTTGTTAAAACGCTATACTCGCTGCTCCTTCCGGAGGTGTTTCAGGATTTGCTCTTGTTCCTTTTGTTTGGAGCGGGTATTAATTATGACCGATGCTTCGTGGAATATTTCTTTGAGCTTTTTTGAGCTTTGCGAGATTTAGCTTTTTCTTTGGCTTTATAGTCAAAGCAATACTATGCGAGATGTATCTATATATTATTATAAGTGGGTTTTAATACGCTGAAAGGATCGGTTATGAAAAGATGGCAAGAACGACAAAGGCGATAGGCGGATCTAAATTTCCCCTAGCGATTCTTTTGCTTTGGGTGTTTTGCTGGGGCGTTTTTCACTTGGGGTCTGCCTGGGCGTTACCCTATTATCAGTTGCGGGACGTGAGCGGAGAACGCGACGGACATACCATCGCCGGTTCTCAGTGGTTCGCCACGGTTCTCGAAAACCGTTGGATCAATAGCGTCTGGAGCGCCGACTGGGATACCCACGGAGGCGAAGCGCCGGGTGTGCCG
This is a stretch of genomic DNA from Synergistaceae bacterium. It encodes these proteins:
- a CDS encoding bacteriohemerythrin; its protein translation is MWKETYRLGVETIDKQHQQLFSMVDDLVAVIDDSEHVDYKKKCADVVNFLYDYTVRHFQFEEEYQASIGYKDIDAHKLQHKRFIVTVQNFAKRMYYSQYDMQVVKAFCGSLVAWLNYHVADTDQKIVGKNLSKDQESLVTCLGSFSSGTFNVVETMLNLNAKEIDKTMSPKRSFKGDISFEVGFVGNIVGKAVFVYSNDFARSMVQSLLAKDMQTIDEIARSAMAEMSNIIGGKAAAMMSGNGKPCDITAPVVLPAQREVWEIEGFYIHTPKGEMQVLLNVE